Proteins from a genomic interval of Coccinella septempunctata chromosome 2, icCocSept1.1, whole genome shotgun sequence:
- the LOC123306636 gene encoding N-alpha-acetyltransferase 80 isoform X1, with product MRHFTVRINKTSENNNYSVTDCIISELMSLSIDLLHRRPDLLKECCDLLNEEWKRSETARMRSFQNSCDSLPTNIILLEDNHLIGHLKLSVIPSIPESCFVEGVVIQKHLRGKGYGTKIMNMAEEYCKKYLNLKEIYLSTKDQERFYKKLGYKECSPISIYGGYPSNLFKDLSPPLNNNLNTMKNCPVPPGGKIYMMKTL from the exons ATGAGGCACTTTACTGTGCGTATCAATAAAACCTCCGAGAATAATAATTACAGTGTAACTGATTGTATTATTTC agaaCTGATGTCACTCTCCATAGACCTCCTTCATCGAAGACCGGATCTCCTAAAAGAATGTTGCGATTTACTGAATGAGGAATGGAAACGTAGTGAGACAGCACGAATGAGAAGTTTTCAAAACTCTTGTGATTCCCTTCCAACTAATATAATACTTTTAGAGGATAATCATTTAATAGGGCACTTGAAACTATCTGTTATCCCTTCCATTCCAGAGTCTTGTTTTGTAGAAGGTGTAGTTATTCAAAAACACTTAAGAGGAAAAGGATATGGGACGAAAATAATGAATATGGCTGAAGAGTATtgcaaaaaatatttgaatttgaaagaaatataCTTGTCAACCAAAGATCAAGAAAGGTTTTATAAAAAATTAGGTTATAAAGAATGCTCACCCATTTCTATTTATGGGGGTTATCCTTCAAATTTATTCAAAGATTTAAGTCCACCTTTGAATAACAACCTAAACACAATGAAAAACTGCCCTGTTCCGCCTGGTGGAAAAATTTATATGATGAAAACCCTATAA
- the LOC123306636 gene encoding N-alpha-acetyltransferase 80 isoform X2 produces MSLSIDLLHRRPDLLKECCDLLNEEWKRSETARMRSFQNSCDSLPTNIILLEDNHLIGHLKLSVIPSIPESCFVEGVVIQKHLRGKGYGTKIMNMAEEYCKKYLNLKEIYLSTKDQERFYKKLGYKECSPISIYGGYPSNLFKDLSPPLNNNLNTMKNCPVPPGGKIYMMKTL; encoded by the coding sequence ATGTCACTCTCCATAGACCTCCTTCATCGAAGACCGGATCTCCTAAAAGAATGTTGCGATTTACTGAATGAGGAATGGAAACGTAGTGAGACAGCACGAATGAGAAGTTTTCAAAACTCTTGTGATTCCCTTCCAACTAATATAATACTTTTAGAGGATAATCATTTAATAGGGCACTTGAAACTATCTGTTATCCCTTCCATTCCAGAGTCTTGTTTTGTAGAAGGTGTAGTTATTCAAAAACACTTAAGAGGAAAAGGATATGGGACGAAAATAATGAATATGGCTGAAGAGTATtgcaaaaaatatttgaatttgaaagaaatataCTTGTCAACCAAAGATCAAGAAAGGTTTTATAAAAAATTAGGTTATAAAGAATGCTCACCCATTTCTATTTATGGGGGTTATCCTTCAAATTTATTCAAAGATTTAAGTCCACCTTTGAATAACAACCTAAACACAATGAAAAACTGCCCTGTTCCGCCTGGTGGAAAAATTTATATGATGAAAACCCTATAA